In Triplophysa rosa linkage group LG7, Trosa_1v2, whole genome shotgun sequence, the following proteins share a genomic window:
- the tfap2c gene encoding transcription factor AP-2 gamma isoform X3: MPLDCCIPLRCDTSPRMRAAILCVQVCSALQSACDVSIRSFTVGSQQLKQMSLLERIDWRQERHDVSSNGNSRLPHIPAVSQHLYSPPPSLSHTASSDFQPPYFPPPYQPLSYTQSGDPYSHLGDPFNINSIHQSTASHQQQSWPGRQGQEVIGAHGRSGLASPILGLEGSSGMRRDAFRRPELLSPHGIESMADNIGLHELGHGLDEVQHEGDHGLIVPDHTVIKKVSMPKGNAFGIPFQKEQLLGMVSNPTEVFCSVPGRLSLLSSTSKYKVTVAEVQRRLSPPECLNASLLGGVLRRAKSKNGGRSLREKLDKIGLNLPAGRRKAANVTLLTALVEGEAVHLARDFGYVCETEFPAKAIAEYLGRPHVERNEINSRKTMLLAAKQICKEFTDLLTQDRSPLGNSRPAPILEPGIQSCLTHFSLITHGFGSPAICAAMTSLQNYLNEAIKQVDKMCCLTLYQTHSSVKISGSRS; this comes from the exons ATGCCGCTGGATTGCTGCATCCCCCTCAGGTGTGACACCAGTCCGCGCATGCGCGCCGCCATCCTCTGCGTCCAGGTGTGTTCAGCTTTACAAAGCGCTTGTGATGTGAGCATTCGCAGCTTCACTGTGGGGAGTCAACAGCTAAAGCAGATGTCGCTGCTGGAGAGGATAGATTGGCGG CAGGAAAGACATGATGTTAGCAGCAATGGGAACTCCCGGTTACCTCACATTCCCGCGGTGAGCCAGCACCTCTACAGTCCGCCGCCGTCCCTGTCGCACACCGCCAGCTCGGACTTCCAACCTCCGTACTTTCCTCCGCCTTACCAGCCCCTGTCCTACACCCAATCCGGCGACCCCTACTCTCACCTGGGTGACCCGTTTAATATCAACTCCATACACCAGTCCACAGCGTCACACCAGCAACAGTCATGGCCCGGACGGCAGGGTCAGGAGGTCATCGGAGCGCACGGTCGCAGCGGGCTCGCCAGTCCCATTCTGGGCCTCGAGGGCTCGTCCGGGATGCGCCGGGATGCCTTCAGGAGACCAGAGCTTCTCTCCCCGCACGGCATCGAGTCCATGGCCGACAACATTGGGTTGCACGAGCTTGGCCACGGGTTAGACGAGGTGCAG CACGAAGGTGATCACGGCCTCATCGTTCCTGATCATACAGTCATCAAAAAAG TGTCCATGCCGAAGGGAAACGCGTTTGGAATTCCCTTTCAGAAGGAGCAGCTGTTGGGAATGGTGTCCAATCCCACCGAGGTCTTCTGTTCTGTACCCGGTCGTCTCTCTCTTCTCAGCTCCACCTCCAAATACAAAGTGACCGTGGCAGAGGTTCAGAGACGCTTGTCTCCGCCCGAGTGTCTCAACGCCTCCCTGCTGGGAGGAGTGTTACGCAG gGCAAAGTCGAAGAATGGCGGCCGTTCCCTGCGGGAGAAACTGGACAAAATTGGGCTAAACTTGCCGGCCGGTCGCAGGAAGGCTGCTAATGTCACCTTACTAACAGCCCTGGTGGAAG GTGAGGCCGTGCACCTGGCCAGAGATTTTGGGTACGTCTGCGAGACAGAGTTTCCTGCAAAGGCCATCGCGGAATACCTCGGCCGACCACACGTGGAACGCAACGAGATCAACTCTCGCAAAACCATGCTGTTAGCGGCCAA GCAAATTTGTAAGGAGTTCACGGATTTGCTGACTCAGGACCGCTCGCCACTGGGAAACTCCCGGCCGGCTCCCATCCTCGAACCCGGGATCCAGAGCTGCCTGACTCACTTCAGCCTCATCACCCACGGCTTCGGCTCGCCGGCCATCTGCGCGGCCATGACCTCGCTGCAGAACTACCTCAACGAGGCGATCAAGCAGGTGGACAAAAT GTGCTGTTTGACGTTGTATCAGACGCATTCCTCTGTAAAGATTTCTGGCAGTAGAAGCTGA
- the tfap2c gene encoding transcription factor AP-2 gamma isoform X1: MPLDCCIPLRCDTSPRMRAAILCVQVCSALQSACDVSIRSFTVGSQQLKQMSLLERIDWRQERHDVSSNGNSRLPHIPAVSQHLYSPPPSLSHTASSDFQPPYFPPPYQPLSYTQSGDPYSHLGDPFNINSIHQSTASHQQQSWPGRQGQEVIGAHGRSGLASPILGLEGSSGMRRDAFRRPELLSPHGIESMADNIGLHELGHGLDEVQHEGDHGLIVPDHTVIKKVSMPKGNAFGIPFQKEQLLGMVSNPTEVFCSVPGRLSLLSSTSKYKVTVAEVQRRLSPPECLNASLLGGVLRRAKSKNGGRSLREKLDKIGLNLPAGRRKAANVTLLTALVEGEAVHLARDFGYVCETEFPAKAIAEYLGRPHVERNEINSRKTMLLAAKQICKEFTDLLTQDRSPLGNSRPAPILEPGIQSCLTHFSLITHGFGSPAICAAMTSLQNYLNEAIKQVDKMYVSSSGDHSQASSDGTSKVDKMDKHRK; the protein is encoded by the exons ATGCCGCTGGATTGCTGCATCCCCCTCAGGTGTGACACCAGTCCGCGCATGCGCGCCGCCATCCTCTGCGTCCAGGTGTGTTCAGCTTTACAAAGCGCTTGTGATGTGAGCATTCGCAGCTTCACTGTGGGGAGTCAACAGCTAAAGCAGATGTCGCTGCTGGAGAGGATAGATTGGCGG CAGGAAAGACATGATGTTAGCAGCAATGGGAACTCCCGGTTACCTCACATTCCCGCGGTGAGCCAGCACCTCTACAGTCCGCCGCCGTCCCTGTCGCACACCGCCAGCTCGGACTTCCAACCTCCGTACTTTCCTCCGCCTTACCAGCCCCTGTCCTACACCCAATCCGGCGACCCCTACTCTCACCTGGGTGACCCGTTTAATATCAACTCCATACACCAGTCCACAGCGTCACACCAGCAACAGTCATGGCCCGGACGGCAGGGTCAGGAGGTCATCGGAGCGCACGGTCGCAGCGGGCTCGCCAGTCCCATTCTGGGCCTCGAGGGCTCGTCCGGGATGCGCCGGGATGCCTTCAGGAGACCAGAGCTTCTCTCCCCGCACGGCATCGAGTCCATGGCCGACAACATTGGGTTGCACGAGCTTGGCCACGGGTTAGACGAGGTGCAG CACGAAGGTGATCACGGCCTCATCGTTCCTGATCATACAGTCATCAAAAAAG TGTCCATGCCGAAGGGAAACGCGTTTGGAATTCCCTTTCAGAAGGAGCAGCTGTTGGGAATGGTGTCCAATCCCACCGAGGTCTTCTGTTCTGTACCCGGTCGTCTCTCTCTTCTCAGCTCCACCTCCAAATACAAAGTGACCGTGGCAGAGGTTCAGAGACGCTTGTCTCCGCCCGAGTGTCTCAACGCCTCCCTGCTGGGAGGAGTGTTACGCAG gGCAAAGTCGAAGAATGGCGGCCGTTCCCTGCGGGAGAAACTGGACAAAATTGGGCTAAACTTGCCGGCCGGTCGCAGGAAGGCTGCTAATGTCACCTTACTAACAGCCCTGGTGGAAG GTGAGGCCGTGCACCTGGCCAGAGATTTTGGGTACGTCTGCGAGACAGAGTTTCCTGCAAAGGCCATCGCGGAATACCTCGGCCGACCACACGTGGAACGCAACGAGATCAACTCTCGCAAAACCATGCTGTTAGCGGCCAA GCAAATTTGTAAGGAGTTCACGGATTTGCTGACTCAGGACCGCTCGCCACTGGGAAACTCCCGGCCGGCTCCCATCCTCGAACCCGGGATCCAGAGCTGCCTGACTCACTTCAGCCTCATCACCCACGGCTTCGGCTCGCCGGCCATCTGCGCGGCCATGACCTCGCTGCAGAACTACCTCAACGAGGCGATCAAGCAGGTGGACAAAATGTACGTGAGTTCTAGCGGAGACCACTCGCAGGCCTCCTCCGACGGCACCAGTAAAGTAGACAAGATGGACAAGCACAGAAAGTGA
- the tfap2c gene encoding transcription factor AP-2 gamma isoform X2 — translation MPLDCCIPLRCDTSPRMRAAILCVQVCSALQSACDVSIRSFTVGSQQLKQMSLLERIDWRERHDVSSNGNSRLPHIPAVSQHLYSPPPSLSHTASSDFQPPYFPPPYQPLSYTQSGDPYSHLGDPFNINSIHQSTASHQQQSWPGRQGQEVIGAHGRSGLASPILGLEGSSGMRRDAFRRPELLSPHGIESMADNIGLHELGHGLDEVQHEGDHGLIVPDHTVIKKVSMPKGNAFGIPFQKEQLLGMVSNPTEVFCSVPGRLSLLSSTSKYKVTVAEVQRRLSPPECLNASLLGGVLRRAKSKNGGRSLREKLDKIGLNLPAGRRKAANVTLLTALVEGEAVHLARDFGYVCETEFPAKAIAEYLGRPHVERNEINSRKTMLLAAKQICKEFTDLLTQDRSPLGNSRPAPILEPGIQSCLTHFSLITHGFGSPAICAAMTSLQNYLNEAIKQVDKMYVSSSGDHSQASSDGTSKVDKMDKHRK, via the exons ATGCCGCTGGATTGCTGCATCCCCCTCAGGTGTGACACCAGTCCGCGCATGCGCGCCGCCATCCTCTGCGTCCAGGTGTGTTCAGCTTTACAAAGCGCTTGTGATGTGAGCATTCGCAGCTTCACTGTGGGGAGTCAACAGCTAAAGCAGATGTCGCTGCTGGAGAGGATAGATTGGCGG GAAAGACATGATGTTAGCAGCAATGGGAACTCCCGGTTACCTCACATTCCCGCGGTGAGCCAGCACCTCTACAGTCCGCCGCCGTCCCTGTCGCACACCGCCAGCTCGGACTTCCAACCTCCGTACTTTCCTCCGCCTTACCAGCCCCTGTCCTACACCCAATCCGGCGACCCCTACTCTCACCTGGGTGACCCGTTTAATATCAACTCCATACACCAGTCCACAGCGTCACACCAGCAACAGTCATGGCCCGGACGGCAGGGTCAGGAGGTCATCGGAGCGCACGGTCGCAGCGGGCTCGCCAGTCCCATTCTGGGCCTCGAGGGCTCGTCCGGGATGCGCCGGGATGCCTTCAGGAGACCAGAGCTTCTCTCCCCGCACGGCATCGAGTCCATGGCCGACAACATTGGGTTGCACGAGCTTGGCCACGGGTTAGACGAGGTGCAG CACGAAGGTGATCACGGCCTCATCGTTCCTGATCATACAGTCATCAAAAAAG TGTCCATGCCGAAGGGAAACGCGTTTGGAATTCCCTTTCAGAAGGAGCAGCTGTTGGGAATGGTGTCCAATCCCACCGAGGTCTTCTGTTCTGTACCCGGTCGTCTCTCTCTTCTCAGCTCCACCTCCAAATACAAAGTGACCGTGGCAGAGGTTCAGAGACGCTTGTCTCCGCCCGAGTGTCTCAACGCCTCCCTGCTGGGAGGAGTGTTACGCAG gGCAAAGTCGAAGAATGGCGGCCGTTCCCTGCGGGAGAAACTGGACAAAATTGGGCTAAACTTGCCGGCCGGTCGCAGGAAGGCTGCTAATGTCACCTTACTAACAGCCCTGGTGGAAG GTGAGGCCGTGCACCTGGCCAGAGATTTTGGGTACGTCTGCGAGACAGAGTTTCCTGCAAAGGCCATCGCGGAATACCTCGGCCGACCACACGTGGAACGCAACGAGATCAACTCTCGCAAAACCATGCTGTTAGCGGCCAA GCAAATTTGTAAGGAGTTCACGGATTTGCTGACTCAGGACCGCTCGCCACTGGGAAACTCCCGGCCGGCTCCCATCCTCGAACCCGGGATCCAGAGCTGCCTGACTCACTTCAGCCTCATCACCCACGGCTTCGGCTCGCCGGCCATCTGCGCGGCCATGACCTCGCTGCAGAACTACCTCAACGAGGCGATCAAGCAGGTGGACAAAATGTACGTGAGTTCTAGCGGAGACCACTCGCAGGCCTCCTCCGACGGCACCAGTAAAGTAGACAAGATGGACAAGCACAGAAAGTGA
- the tfap2c gene encoding transcription factor AP-2 gamma isoform X4, whose product MLWKLADNVKYEDDCEQERHDVSSNGNSRLPHIPAVSQHLYSPPPSLSHTASSDFQPPYFPPPYQPLSYTQSGDPYSHLGDPFNINSIHQSTASHQQQSWPGRQGQEVIGAHGRSGLASPILGLEGSSGMRRDAFRRPELLSPHGIESMADNIGLHELGHGLDEVQHEGDHGLIVPDHTVIKKVSMPKGNAFGIPFQKEQLLGMVSNPTEVFCSVPGRLSLLSSTSKYKVTVAEVQRRLSPPECLNASLLGGVLRRAKSKNGGRSLREKLDKIGLNLPAGRRKAANVTLLTALVEGEAVHLARDFGYVCETEFPAKAIAEYLGRPHVERNEINSRKTMLLAAKQICKEFTDLLTQDRSPLGNSRPAPILEPGIQSCLTHFSLITHGFGSPAICAAMTSLQNYLNEAIKQVDKMYVSSSGDHSQASSDGTSKVDKMDKHRK is encoded by the exons ATGTTGTGGAAATTAGCAGATAACGTCAAGTATGAGGATGACTGCGAG CAGGAAAGACATGATGTTAGCAGCAATGGGAACTCCCGGTTACCTCACATTCCCGCGGTGAGCCAGCACCTCTACAGTCCGCCGCCGTCCCTGTCGCACACCGCCAGCTCGGACTTCCAACCTCCGTACTTTCCTCCGCCTTACCAGCCCCTGTCCTACACCCAATCCGGCGACCCCTACTCTCACCTGGGTGACCCGTTTAATATCAACTCCATACACCAGTCCACAGCGTCACACCAGCAACAGTCATGGCCCGGACGGCAGGGTCAGGAGGTCATCGGAGCGCACGGTCGCAGCGGGCTCGCCAGTCCCATTCTGGGCCTCGAGGGCTCGTCCGGGATGCGCCGGGATGCCTTCAGGAGACCAGAGCTTCTCTCCCCGCACGGCATCGAGTCCATGGCCGACAACATTGGGTTGCACGAGCTTGGCCACGGGTTAGACGAGGTGCAG CACGAAGGTGATCACGGCCTCATCGTTCCTGATCATACAGTCATCAAAAAAG TGTCCATGCCGAAGGGAAACGCGTTTGGAATTCCCTTTCAGAAGGAGCAGCTGTTGGGAATGGTGTCCAATCCCACCGAGGTCTTCTGTTCTGTACCCGGTCGTCTCTCTCTTCTCAGCTCCACCTCCAAATACAAAGTGACCGTGGCAGAGGTTCAGAGACGCTTGTCTCCGCCCGAGTGTCTCAACGCCTCCCTGCTGGGAGGAGTGTTACGCAG gGCAAAGTCGAAGAATGGCGGCCGTTCCCTGCGGGAGAAACTGGACAAAATTGGGCTAAACTTGCCGGCCGGTCGCAGGAAGGCTGCTAATGTCACCTTACTAACAGCCCTGGTGGAAG GTGAGGCCGTGCACCTGGCCAGAGATTTTGGGTACGTCTGCGAGACAGAGTTTCCTGCAAAGGCCATCGCGGAATACCTCGGCCGACCACACGTGGAACGCAACGAGATCAACTCTCGCAAAACCATGCTGTTAGCGGCCAA GCAAATTTGTAAGGAGTTCACGGATTTGCTGACTCAGGACCGCTCGCCACTGGGAAACTCCCGGCCGGCTCCCATCCTCGAACCCGGGATCCAGAGCTGCCTGACTCACTTCAGCCTCATCACCCACGGCTTCGGCTCGCCGGCCATCTGCGCGGCCATGACCTCGCTGCAGAACTACCTCAACGAGGCGATCAAGCAGGTGGACAAAATGTACGTGAGTTCTAGCGGAGACCACTCGCAGGCCTCCTCCGACGGCACCAGTAAAGTAGACAAGATGGACAAGCACAGAAAGTGA
- the tfap2c gene encoding transcription factor AP-2 gamma isoform X5 yields MLWKLADNVKYEDDCEERHDVSSNGNSRLPHIPAVSQHLYSPPPSLSHTASSDFQPPYFPPPYQPLSYTQSGDPYSHLGDPFNINSIHQSTASHQQQSWPGRQGQEVIGAHGRSGLASPILGLEGSSGMRRDAFRRPELLSPHGIESMADNIGLHELGHGLDEVQHEGDHGLIVPDHTVIKKVSMPKGNAFGIPFQKEQLLGMVSNPTEVFCSVPGRLSLLSSTSKYKVTVAEVQRRLSPPECLNASLLGGVLRRAKSKNGGRSLREKLDKIGLNLPAGRRKAANVTLLTALVEGEAVHLARDFGYVCETEFPAKAIAEYLGRPHVERNEINSRKTMLLAAKQICKEFTDLLTQDRSPLGNSRPAPILEPGIQSCLTHFSLITHGFGSPAICAAMTSLQNYLNEAIKQVDKMYVSSSGDHSQASSDGTSKVDKMDKHRK; encoded by the exons ATGTTGTGGAAATTAGCAGATAACGTCAAGTATGAGGATGACTGCGAG GAAAGACATGATGTTAGCAGCAATGGGAACTCCCGGTTACCTCACATTCCCGCGGTGAGCCAGCACCTCTACAGTCCGCCGCCGTCCCTGTCGCACACCGCCAGCTCGGACTTCCAACCTCCGTACTTTCCTCCGCCTTACCAGCCCCTGTCCTACACCCAATCCGGCGACCCCTACTCTCACCTGGGTGACCCGTTTAATATCAACTCCATACACCAGTCCACAGCGTCACACCAGCAACAGTCATGGCCCGGACGGCAGGGTCAGGAGGTCATCGGAGCGCACGGTCGCAGCGGGCTCGCCAGTCCCATTCTGGGCCTCGAGGGCTCGTCCGGGATGCGCCGGGATGCCTTCAGGAGACCAGAGCTTCTCTCCCCGCACGGCATCGAGTCCATGGCCGACAACATTGGGTTGCACGAGCTTGGCCACGGGTTAGACGAGGTGCAG CACGAAGGTGATCACGGCCTCATCGTTCCTGATCATACAGTCATCAAAAAAG TGTCCATGCCGAAGGGAAACGCGTTTGGAATTCCCTTTCAGAAGGAGCAGCTGTTGGGAATGGTGTCCAATCCCACCGAGGTCTTCTGTTCTGTACCCGGTCGTCTCTCTCTTCTCAGCTCCACCTCCAAATACAAAGTGACCGTGGCAGAGGTTCAGAGACGCTTGTCTCCGCCCGAGTGTCTCAACGCCTCCCTGCTGGGAGGAGTGTTACGCAG gGCAAAGTCGAAGAATGGCGGCCGTTCCCTGCGGGAGAAACTGGACAAAATTGGGCTAAACTTGCCGGCCGGTCGCAGGAAGGCTGCTAATGTCACCTTACTAACAGCCCTGGTGGAAG GTGAGGCCGTGCACCTGGCCAGAGATTTTGGGTACGTCTGCGAGACAGAGTTTCCTGCAAAGGCCATCGCGGAATACCTCGGCCGACCACACGTGGAACGCAACGAGATCAACTCTCGCAAAACCATGCTGTTAGCGGCCAA GCAAATTTGTAAGGAGTTCACGGATTTGCTGACTCAGGACCGCTCGCCACTGGGAAACTCCCGGCCGGCTCCCATCCTCGAACCCGGGATCCAGAGCTGCCTGACTCACTTCAGCCTCATCACCCACGGCTTCGGCTCGCCGGCCATCTGCGCGGCCATGACCTCGCTGCAGAACTACCTCAACGAGGCGATCAAGCAGGTGGACAAAATGTACGTGAGTTCTAGCGGAGACCACTCGCAGGCCTCCTCCGACGGCACCAGTAAAGTAGACAAGATGGACAAGCACAGAAAGTGA